One segment of Antennarius striatus isolate MH-2024 chromosome 5, ASM4005453v1, whole genome shotgun sequence DNA contains the following:
- the cd8a gene encoding T-cell surface glycoprotein CD8 alpha chain isoform X1, with the protein MDQRWIHILVILVFYQKATSSGDVIVKDGTAVEIRCQPPEMGSMIVWFRVLDKRGMEFIASFSNSGLKKSSNTPTSMFSYAKVKQHVLILDRFNKGHDSGSYGCASLFKGTYLKFGEVTRLVGEVERKKEEERDREVQLTTVAIATAVTEHRRTTSTMCVCGSEEPNPSIFCTPLVLGPLAAGCGLLLILLIIVLVYCNKIRTRRCPHHYRRKPQMMTGQKK; encoded by the exons ATGGACCAAAGATGGATTCATATTCTGGTGATTCTGGTGTTTTATCAAA AGGCGACTTCAAGCGGTGATGTGATCGTCAAGGATGGAACGGCAGTTGAAATCAGGTGTCAGCCTCCAGAGATGGGCAGCATGATCGTCTGGTTTCGAGTGCTGGACAAGAGAGGAATGGAATTCATCGCTTCTTTCAGCAACAGCGGCCTAAAAAAGTCATCCAATACACCCACTTCAATGTTCAGCTACGCTAAGGTGAAGCAACACGTCCTCATACTGGACCGCTTCAACAAAGGTCACGACAGCGGCTCTTATGGCTGCGCGTCTCTCTTCAAGGGCACCTATCTGAAGTTTGGTGAAGTGACTCGACTTGTTGGAG aagtagaaagaaaaaaggaggaggagagggataGAGAAGTCCAGTTGACTACCGTCGCCATCGCCACTGCCGTTACAGAACACCGACGTACAACATccacgatgtgtgtgtgtggttcag AGGAACCCAATCCATCCATATTCTGCACTCCTCTCGTTCTGGGCCCACTGGCTGCAGGATGTGGCCTTCTTCTTATACTCCTCATCATCGTCCTCGTGTACTGCAATA AAATCAGGACGAGGAGGTGTCCGCATCATTACAGAAGGAA GCCTCAGATGATGACTGGTCAAAAAAAGTGA
- the cd8a gene encoding T-cell surface glycoprotein CD8 alpha chain isoform X2, whose translation MDQRWIHILVILVFYQKATSSGDVIVKDGTAVEIRCQPPEMGSMIVWFRVLDKRGMEFIASFSNSGLKKSSNTPTSMFSYAKVKQHVLILDRFNKGHDSGSYGCASLFKGTYLKFGEVTRLVGVERKKEEERDREVQLTTVAIATAVTEHRRTTSTMCVCGSEEPNPSIFCTPLVLGPLAAGCGLLLILLIIVLVYCNKIRTRRCPHHYRRKPQMMTGQKK comes from the exons ATGGACCAAAGATGGATTCATATTCTGGTGATTCTGGTGTTTTATCAAA AGGCGACTTCAAGCGGTGATGTGATCGTCAAGGATGGAACGGCAGTTGAAATCAGGTGTCAGCCTCCAGAGATGGGCAGCATGATCGTCTGGTTTCGAGTGCTGGACAAGAGAGGAATGGAATTCATCGCTTCTTTCAGCAACAGCGGCCTAAAAAAGTCATCCAATACACCCACTTCAATGTTCAGCTACGCTAAGGTGAAGCAACACGTCCTCATACTGGACCGCTTCAACAAAGGTCACGACAGCGGCTCTTATGGCTGCGCGTCTCTCTTCAAGGGCACCTATCTGAAGTTTGGTGAAGTGACTCGACTTGTTGGAG tagaaagaaaaaaggaggaggagagggataGAGAAGTCCAGTTGACTACCGTCGCCATCGCCACTGCCGTTACAGAACACCGACGTACAACATccacgatgtgtgtgtgtggttcag AGGAACCCAATCCATCCATATTCTGCACTCCTCTCGTTCTGGGCCCACTGGCTGCAGGATGTGGCCTTCTTCTTATACTCCTCATCATCGTCCTCGTGTACTGCAATA AAATCAGGACGAGGAGGTGTCCGCATCATTACAGAAGGAA GCCTCAGATGATGACTGGTCAAAAAAAGTGA